Part of the Thermomicrobiales bacterium genome, CGTGCAGCAGCAACACCGCCGGCCCCTCGCCGACCACCTCAGCATGCAGATCGACCGCCGCAATACTCACGATTGCCCTCCCCTGCGCAGTCACGCAGCAAACACCGCCTATACGCCAACCTGTCATCGCGAATGTTATGTCATATAATGGCAACACGACGGTGAGGCCCGTCGGGTGAACCCCCACTACCCCACTTGGAACCGTCCGCCTGTATGGCGGGCGGTTCCGCGTTTGCGCGCAATCATGTTGCATGAAGCCCGCGCCTGTTACGATCTGCGCCAACATACCGCGTCGGATGGTAGCGAAGGGAACGGAGCGCGCATGTCGTCGATCTCAGACTCCCTCGGCGTATCGATGGCCGTCGCGATCGTCATCCTGGCGCTTGCAGCCATCCAGCTGGCTATTCAGATCTATGCCCTGATCGATCTGGCGCGGCGGAAGCAGGTCACCGGCGGCAAGCGCTGGGTCTGGCTGCTGGTGATTATCTTCGCTAACCTGATTGGCGCGATCCTCTACCTGGCCATCGGGCGCACGACGCCGCCCGTCTCCGAGCCGGTGCAGGATGCTGCGGCTGCCGAGTCGGCTGC contains:
- a CDS encoding PLD nuclease N-terminal domain-containing protein, yielding MSSISDSLGVSMAVAIVILALAAIQLAIQIYALIDLARRKQVTGGKRWVWLLVIIFANLIGAILYLAIGRTTPPVSEPVQDAAAAESAAERARSTADLLYGPDGERRQ